In Myxocyprinus asiaticus isolate MX2 ecotype Aquarium Trade chromosome 46, UBuf_Myxa_2, whole genome shotgun sequence, a single window of DNA contains:
- the LOC127435588 gene encoding lamina-associated polypeptide 2, isoforms beta/delta/epsilon/gamma-like, with translation MAQFLEDPASLTKEKLKSELMANKVPLPSADSKKDVYVQLYLKNLTVLNKKNPPADTFSSDDDTAPVLSNRSRSGRKATRKTDRVRADQKDVFGLTDEELKVQLLKYGVNSGPIVASTRNVYEKKLQQLQEQPPVETTLLEPETTIPETVTIKPDGNQNGNTHSAEDQYSDKEEEVESIPEPPIATKPVRSRGKTPVTTRTSSRQRTKQVDETASADVQETTVDGEDILKNMFPNEPATPTGIMVTCRRPIRGAAGRPVKPLNLWSEEPLLQQHVYTATKSSITDICASAPAVHPRSRCSFSFWLKLLVLLALAASLYYTFQNVTTDQISACQLFVQDSVITPIVNYISWESDGVSGDGK, from the exons ATGGCGCAATTTCTCGAGGATCCGGCGTCGCTCACTAAAGAGAAACTGAAGAGTGAGTTAATGGCCAATAAGGTTCCTCTGCCCAGCGCTGACAGCAAGAAAGACGTGTATGTTCAGCTGTATCTGAAGAACCTGACCGTGCTCAACAAGAAGAACCCTCCTGCGGACACTTTCTCCAGTGATGACGACACAGCTCCGGTACTGTCCAACAGGAGCCGCTCTGGGAGG AAAGCcacaagaaagacagacagagttcGGGCTGACCAGAAGGATGTTTTCGGTTTGACTGATGAAGAATTGAAGGTGCAGCTTCTAAAATATGGGGTCAACTCCGGGCCGATTGTTG CATCTACGCGTAACGTGTACGAGAAGAAACTTCAGCAGCTCCAGGAACAGCCTCCAGTGGAGACCACACTACTCGAACCTGAGACCACCATCCCAGAGACCGTCACCATCAAGCCAGATGGAAACCAGAACGGAAACACACATTCAGCAGAAGATCAGTACAGCGACAAAGAAGAAG AAGTTGAATCAATCCCAGAACCTCCCATAGCAACTAAGCCGGTCCGGAGCAGAGGTAAAACTCCAGTCACCACCAGGACCAGCAGCAGACAGCGCACCAAA CAGGTGGACGAAACAGCATCTGCTGATGTTCAGGAAACAACTGTGGACGgagaagatattttaaagaatatgtTCCCTAATGAACCTGCCACGCCCACTGGAATAAT GGTCACGTGTCGGAGACCGATCCGCGGTGCGGCTGGACGTCCAGTGAAGCCGTTGAATCTCTGGTCTGAGGAACCCCTCCTGCAGCAGCACGTTTACACAGCGACCAAATCGTCCATCACGGACATTTGCGCTTCAGCACCTGCTGTGCATCCTCGATCCCGCTGCTCCTTCTCCTTCTGGTTGAAGCTCCTTGTGCTCCTTGCACTGGCTGCGTCACTGTACTACACCTTCCAGAATGTCACGACCGACCAGATCAGCGCCTGCCAGCTCTTCGTCCAGGACAGTGTCATCACTCCCATCGTCAATTACATTAGTTGGGAAAGCGATGGTGTGAGCGGCGACGGCAAATGA